A window of Candidatus Gracilibacteria bacterium genomic DNA:
TAAAAAGACACTTCTCTGCACAAAATTTCTTTGAGAATGATTGATAGTAAATGGTATATCTGCTAATTGGGGTTAAGTTTATAAAATAATTTGTTATAAATTAATAATTGTATATATTATGTATATAAAATATATACTTAAATAGATCTTATATGCCTAAAAAGAAACAACTCAAACTCCCACCAGAAGAATTCGATTGGGAATGCTCTACAGTCTGGAGTTTTCCAAGACGTGGAAACTGGATGACACATAATAGTAAATATCGTGGGAATTGGTCACCTGAAGTGGTGAGAAATCTGATACTGAGATATACAAATGAGTGAGAGAATATCCTTGATCCGATGATAGGTGGATGAACGACTGCAATTGAAGCAAAACTCCTAGGTAGAAACCTCATATGTTATGATATTAATCCAGAAGCGATAGCTCTGACAGAAAGTTTTCTTGATTTCGAAGATGTCTGACTTGATATGATAAATGCTTCTCTAGAAGAACACCATCTCAAGAAAAAAAAGTGGGGTAAGATAAAAGTAGTTCACAGAGATGCTACTGAAAAAAATGAAGAGCTCAAAGATGAGAGTCTAGATTTTATAATGATGCATCCTCCATACGCAGATATAATAAAATACAGCGATGGAATTGAATGAGATTTGTCCCATATTCATGATATTGATAAATTTTGTGATGAGATTGAAAAGGTAGCTCATGAAAGTTTTCGATTACTCAAACCTTGAAAATATTGTGCAGTTCTCATGGGAGATACAAGAAGAGAAAAGATGTATCAACCTATGGCTTTTAAAGTAATGGAGAGATTTTTAAAATCAGGTTTTGCTTTGAAAGAAGATATTATAAAAGTACAGCATAACTGCAAAGCAACAGGATTTTGGAAAAAGAGAAGTGAAGAATTTAATTTTCTACTTATCATGCACGAGCATCTATTTATATTTAAAAAACTAAAATAAAACTCCATCAGGAGCTTTTATTTTTTGAATCGATTTATTATTTCCTCATGCTTATAAAATACTACATTTCTGAGAGTTTTATAAAAATCTAGTTCAGATGATGCTTGTACTTGCATATTCTCTAGATATCTATCAATTTGTCTGAGGAGAAATTTGCATTCAAAGATATTACAACTCTGTAATTGAAACTCTATTCTGAGCATAAAATCTGAATTGGTTCAAAAGTGATTATTTTCTATGATATTTTGATAAATTCCCTCAATGAGTTGAGAAATATATTGGTATCAAAGTTCATTGAGTCATAACAAACAGTAATCTATGGCATGTACAAAAGAATTCTTTGTTTGTATAAGTTTAGTATCCTTAGAATCTACTTGTTCTGATAATCTATCCTGTATTTTATGAAACTGAATAATTTTTCAAGACATATTTATACTATATTTTAATATTTTGTCTTAGTATACTATTTATTTTTGCTTCTGAGTCAAAAACTTTGGCATAATAAAACCCCTCTGATGAGGGGTTTTATATTTTATATACCTATTATTATATGAATTATTCAGCAGGCATAAGTACAGTGTCTATTACAAATGTTACTCCGTTAGAAGACATAACATCTTTTGTTTCAACCATAGCTTCACCGTTTACAGTGATCATTCCGTTAGCATCAACGTTAAACATAAGTTTTTCACCATTTACTGTAGTGAGCTCAAGCCCATCAGTGATATCAGCAGAAGTATAAGAACCAGCAACTACGTGATATGTAAGAATATCAGCAAGTTGAGCTTTATTTTCAGCCATAAGAAGTGTAGTAACCGTTCCGTCTGGAAGTTTTTCAAATGCAGCGTTTGTTGGAGCAAATACTGTAAATGGTCCTTCACCTTCAAGAGTCTCAACGAGTCCAGCAGCTTCAACAGCAGCAACGAGAGTTGTTACGTTGCTTGCATTCATAGCATTTTGAACTATGTTTTTACTTTCAACCATCATAGCACCACCAACCATTACACCATCTTCGTTATCCATCATTTCATCGTCATCCATCATTTTGTCATCATCCATCATTGCTGAAAGATTGAACTCAGTGTATGATCGAGCTGCTGTTTCAAAAATCCATGATCTTTTTGCGTTAGCTCCAAGATCGATTTGAGAATCTATAAGACCTTCTGATTGAGCTTTAGAGCTATATCCAAGTCTCCAATCAGCGTTAGCGTCTCTTTCAATTCCTTTTACTTGCATGATCATTTTTAATGATTCAGCTTCAGTAATGTTATCATCTGGTCTGAACATATCATTGTTTGCGATAAATCCAGCTTTTAAAGCTGCTTCAGCATATTTACATCCAAAGTCAGAACTGTCTAAATCTGAGAATTCACCAGTACAAGAATCTGTAACAGTTTGTCCAGAAATATTCATAGCTACTTTAATCATTTCTCTTCGTGTAATTTCAGAACCTAACTTATACATTTCTGTATTAGAAGATTGATCTACAATTACATTTTGATTCGCGAGAAAATTAGCACTTACTACAGCTGCACTAGATGCAGATACGTTAGTAGTAGCAGATACATTAATAACACTGTCATTCAAAATTTCTTCTGCAGCATACGTAGATGCCATTGTTCCTGCAAATGGTACAAGTGCCATGAGAGCAACTGCTTTTTTATAATTCATATAATAGTTTTAGTAAATAAAAGCACACGAATTGTACAATACTTATGTAAGAGAGATGTAAGCTTTTGAGAGTTTAAGAGCAGCCTACTCTTGAACTTATTTATATTAACCTTATTATAGAGCGTGTAATAATTTCTAATAAAAAATATGACAACACTCAAATCAATAAATCCACACAACGGAGAAATACTTAAAACATTTGAAACATTTTCAGATGAAATAATAGAACAAAAAATACAACAAGCTCACACAACATTTCTCACTTGGAAGGATGTGAGTTTTGATGAAAAGAAAAAGCTGTATCATAATCTTGCAGGTGAAATAGAAAAAAATATAGAAGAACTCGCAACACTTCAAACCCTTGAAATGTGAATGGTATATAGTCAGTCATTAGCAGGTCTAAAAAATACAGCCCACCTCGCAAGATGGTTTGCAGATAACGCGCAGACTCTTTTACAAGATGAATCTTTTGAAAGAGACGGAGAAGCAGGCAAATTTGTATATGATCCACTTGGAATCATATTTGGGATTGCTCCGTGGAATTTTCCATTTAATCAGGTACTCAGAGCAGCTATTCCAAATACCATTGCTTGAAATACTACGGTGTATAAACATGCCTCAAATGTTCCTCAAGCCGGTGCAAGAATAGAGCAACTTTTCACTGATGCGTGATTTCCAGAAGGGGTTTATACGAATATGTTTATAGATTCGAGTAAAAGTGAACAAGTTATATCACATAAATATGTTCGAGGGGTTAATCTCACCTGAAGTGAAGGAGCAGGGAAATCTGTTTGAGCTCTTGCTTGAAAATATTTGAAGCCATCAGTTTTAGAACTTGGGTGAAATGACGCATTTATCGTCGCACATAACGACAGAATCAAAGAAATAGCAGAACAATGAATGAAAGCGAGAATTGCGAACAATTGAGAGAAATGTAACTCATCAAAGAGATTTATTGTGCTCGAAGAATATTATGATGATTTTGTGAAATACGCAAAAGAAGCAATGAATAACTTCAAGGTTTGAGATCCAATGCTTGAGGCTACAGACCTAGGGCCTCTTGCTCGTCCTGATCTGAGAGATGAAGTACACGAACAAGTTCAAAAGACTATAA
This region includes:
- a CDS encoding NAD-dependent succinate-semialdehyde dehydrogenase; its protein translation is MTTLKSINPHNGEILKTFETFSDEIIEQKIQQAHTTFLTWKDVSFDEKKKLYHNLAGEIEKNIEELATLQTLEMGMVYSQSLAGLKNTAHLARWFADNAQTLLQDESFERDGEAGKFVYDPLGIIFGIAPWNFPFNQVLRAAIPNTIAGNTTVYKHASNVPQAGARIEQLFTDAGFPEGVYTNMFIDSSKSEQVISHKYVRGVNLTGSEGAGKSVGALAGKYLKPSVLELGGNDAFIVAHNDRIKEIAEQGMKARIANNGEKCNSSKRFIVLEEYYDDFVKYAKEAMNNFKVGDPMLEATDLGPLARPDLRDEVHEQVQKTIKQGARLVIGGNKIEGEGNYYEATILADVSSEMTSYNEEVFGPVATIIKVADIEEAIKVANDSDFGLCGCVYGDDEEELKYVATHVHTGMMFINKPSGSRASLPFGGVKHSGYGKENGPDGLRAFVNKKVVMY
- a CDS encoding RNA methyltransferase, with protein sequence MPKKKQLKLPPEEFDWECSTVWSFPRRGNWMTHNSKYRGNWSPEVVRNLILRYTNEGENILDPMIGGGTTAIEAKLLGRNLICYDINPEAIALTESFLDFEDVGLDMINASLEEHHLKKKKWGKIKVVHRDATEKNEELKDESLDFIMMHPPYADIIKYSDGIEGDLSHIHDIDKFCDEIEKVAHESFRLLKPGKYCAVLMGDTRREKMYQPMAFKVMERFLKSGFALKEDIIKVQHNCKATGFWKKRSEEFNFLLIMHEHLFIFKKLK